One Actinoplanes missouriensis 431 DNA segment encodes these proteins:
- a CDS encoding PSP1 domain-containing protein produces MGMLCAVSFNRYGRLYYLDPNGFTPSVGDRVLVPTDDGPEVAECVWAPQWVSEETDGFPKVVGLADDGDLRRDELLRKRKAEAKVAAKKLIKAHELPMKVVAVDHVLDQGGSPGSARTTIYFTAPHRVDFRSLVRDLGATLHCRVELRQLSARDSARVQGGIGSCGRDLCCATFLTDFEPVTIRMAKDQDLPLNPLRISGACGRLMCCLKYEHPLYQKFQASAPAVGTRVTTAEGDGRVVGHSVPKDEVVVRLDADGSRCSCSRASVCGPRQAHDERYDSTAEAPADRQP; encoded by the coding sequence ATGGGCATGCTGTGCGCGGTCAGCTTCAACCGGTACGGCCGCCTCTACTACCTCGATCCGAACGGGTTCACCCCGTCCGTCGGCGACCGCGTTCTGGTCCCCACCGACGACGGCCCCGAGGTGGCGGAGTGCGTCTGGGCGCCGCAATGGGTCAGCGAGGAGACCGACGGTTTCCCCAAGGTCGTCGGGCTCGCCGACGACGGCGACCTGCGCCGCGACGAGCTGCTGCGCAAACGCAAAGCCGAGGCCAAGGTGGCCGCCAAGAAACTGATCAAGGCGCACGAGCTGCCGATGAAGGTGGTCGCCGTGGACCACGTCCTGGACCAGGGCGGGTCGCCGGGCAGCGCCCGGACCACCATCTATTTCACCGCGCCGCACCGGGTCGACTTCCGTTCCCTGGTCCGCGACCTCGGCGCGACCCTGCACTGCCGGGTCGAGCTGCGCCAGCTCTCCGCGCGCGACTCCGCCCGCGTGCAGGGCGGCATCGGCTCATGCGGGCGTGACCTCTGCTGCGCCACGTTCCTCACCGACTTCGAGCCGGTCACCATCCGGATGGCGAAAGACCAGGATCTGCCACTCAATCCGCTGCGCATCTCCGGCGCCTGCGGGCGGCTGATGTGCTGCCTCAAGTACGAGCACCCGCTGTACCAGAAATTCCAGGCCTCCGCCCCGGCGGTCGGCACCCGCGTCACCACCGCCGAGGGCGACGGCCGGGTCGTCGGGCACAGCGTGCCGAAAGACGAGGTGGTGGTCCGCCTCGACGCCGACGGTTCGCGCTGCTCCTGCAGCCGCGCCTCGGTCTGCGGCCCCCGCCAGGCCCACGACGAGCGTTACGACTCTACGGCCGAGGCCCCCGCGGACCGGCAACCCTGA
- a CDS encoding metallophosphoesterase family protein: MAFVPRQDPVESEQTVPERPGSLDPQELGFTPKGPIGWLAPLLLLSTGLRALLAILFGAYLDKRELQNSLDDDFFDHSSTADGELWLDYVADLGDGFDATYSVAYLLAQPELEVDGERLPRGRLLLMGGDQVYPLASGDGYENRMKGPYRAALPEAPAGEPRPTLFALPGNHDWYDGLTAFLRLFARRKDGHIGGWRTEQRRSYFAVRLPANWWLFAVDEQFGAYIDDPQLLYFERAAEEVGPDDRVILMTPSPTWVKAADKPEEYDAVDYFIRTILAPTRAHVRVLVSGDLHHYARYTGDDRELITCGGGGAYTLGTQNLPGELTVPPKETLTRSKSRSRTYGLEKSFPDPDLSRRWGRGVFHRLPRRNKGFATMLGIIQTLTMLAMAGAAASREDGSILKLFTIPLVLMLLVVMAATTLFAQPPPAPSPKRVRHWVLGVLHGFAQIALAAGGTFVWLRLDFRDWPWPWPLVVAAAVYGPLIAVLSTQLTALYLLSAARFGVNVNELFAGQGIEEGKSFLRMHIDAGGTLTIHPIGLEKVCHEWLPDPQGSPQSPWLRPGTPLTPHRIEPPVRVAGPRGPRP; encoded by the coding sequence ATGGCGTTCGTTCCGCGGCAGGATCCGGTGGAGTCGGAGCAGACGGTTCCGGAGCGGCCGGGCAGCCTGGACCCGCAGGAGCTGGGGTTCACGCCGAAAGGGCCGATCGGCTGGCTCGCGCCTCTGCTGCTGCTCAGCACCGGGCTGCGGGCGCTGCTGGCGATCCTCTTCGGCGCCTACCTGGATAAGCGTGAGCTGCAGAACTCGCTGGACGACGACTTCTTCGACCACTCGTCGACGGCGGACGGCGAGTTGTGGCTGGACTACGTGGCGGATCTCGGGGACGGGTTCGACGCGACGTACTCGGTGGCCTATCTGCTCGCCCAGCCGGAGCTGGAGGTGGACGGCGAGCGGTTGCCGCGCGGCCGGCTGCTGCTGATGGGTGGGGACCAGGTCTATCCGCTGGCCAGCGGCGACGGTTACGAGAACCGGATGAAGGGTCCGTACCGCGCGGCCTTGCCGGAGGCGCCGGCCGGGGAGCCGCGACCCACGCTTTTCGCCCTGCCGGGCAACCACGATTGGTACGACGGTCTGACCGCTTTCCTGCGACTTTTCGCTCGCCGGAAGGACGGTCACATCGGCGGCTGGCGCACCGAGCAGCGCCGGTCGTACTTCGCGGTGAGACTGCCGGCGAACTGGTGGCTTTTCGCGGTGGACGAGCAGTTCGGGGCGTACATCGATGATCCGCAGTTGCTGTATTTCGAGCGGGCCGCCGAGGAGGTCGGGCCGGACGACCGGGTGATCCTGATGACCCCGTCGCCGACCTGGGTCAAGGCGGCCGACAAGCCGGAGGAGTACGACGCCGTCGACTACTTCATCCGGACGATTCTGGCGCCGACCCGGGCGCACGTGCGGGTGCTCGTCTCCGGCGACCTGCACCATTACGCGCGCTACACCGGCGACGACCGGGAGCTGATCACCTGTGGTGGCGGCGGGGCGTACACGCTGGGGACGCAGAATCTGCCGGGCGAGCTGACGGTGCCGCCGAAGGAGACGCTGACCAGGAGCAAGAGCCGCAGCCGGACGTACGGGCTGGAGAAGAGCTTCCCGGACCCGGACCTGTCCCGCCGATGGGGCCGAGGGGTGTTCCACCGGCTGCCGCGCCGCAACAAGGGCTTCGCCACGATGCTCGGGATCATCCAGACGCTGACCATGCTGGCGATGGCCGGCGCGGCCGCCTCCCGGGAGGACGGCAGCATCCTGAAGCTGTTCACGATCCCGCTGGTCCTGATGCTTCTGGTGGTCATGGCGGCGACGACCCTGTTCGCGCAGCCGCCGCCCGCCCCGTCGCCGAAACGCGTGCGGCACTGGGTCCTCGGCGTCCTGCACGGCTTCGCCCAGATCGCCCTGGCTGCCGGTGGCACGTTCGTCTGGCTGCGGCTGGATTTCCGGGACTGGCCGTGGCCGTGGCCGCTGGTGGTGGCCGCCGCCGTGTACGGGCCGCTGATCGCCGTGCTGTCCACCCAGCTGACCGCGCTCTACCTGCTGAGCGCGGCCCGGTTCGGGGTGAATGTCAACGAGCTGTTCGCCGGTCAGGGCATCGAGGAGGGCAAGAGTTTCCTGCGCATGCACATCGACGCGGGCGGCACGCTGACGATCCACCCGATCGGGCTGGAGAAGGTCTGCCACGAGTGGCTGCCCGACCCGCAGGGGTCACCGCAGAGCCCGTGGCTGCGCCCGGGCACGCCACTGACCCCGCACCGGATCGAGCCGCCGGTCAGGGTTGCCGGTCCGCGGGGGCCTCGGCCGTAG
- a CDS encoding tyrosine-type recombinase/integrase has translation MTGAPACWRPPAGIGRRVRPCAAQARRRAGLTPHDLRHTAASLAVAAGANVKAVQRMLGHASAAMTLDVYADLFEDDLDQVADRLDQAATRGTDYMRTAGAPDTVVDLFKRRSPGR, from the coding sequence GTGACCGGCGCGCCGGCCTGCTGGCGGCCTCCGGCCGGCATCGGCCGGCGCGTCCGGCCCTGCGCCGCGCAAGCGCGGCGCAGGGCCGGACTGACTCCGCACGACCTGCGGCACACGGCGGCGTCCCTCGCTGTGGCGGCCGGCGCCAACGTCAAGGCGGTACAGCGGATGCTCGGCCACGCCTCGGCAGCCATGACGCTCGACGTGTACGCGGACCTCTTCGAGGACGACCTAGATCAGGTCGCTGATCGTCTCGATCAGGCCGCGACGCGGGGTACGGACTATATGCGGACTGCGGGAGCGCCGGACACCGTCGTGGATCTCTTCAAAAGAAGAAGCCCAGGCCGATGA
- a CDS encoding restriction system modified-DNA reader domain-containing protein, producing MTSSDDVSRRRSFLINGRRVRILDLIKAGLLNPGQELVFERPRIGEIHRAVVTDNGRIRVADGQEFASPSRAADDVSGTGTDGWYAWRVGDDGPLLDQLRQELLKSAASQTTPNEPVDIDLDDIAVAVGRLMELGEARNRAEAGEPEQLTVRDLLKRWGAQERDREVINQIDADLANHGLLTVPDFRAVGLDTTITLTVTPGPEEALPADKAAEATATPRALNLATASDEEDSGEIGQTLGNLLPDDHRLISVTPSASLNQAVTQMVMSDFSQVPVLSGERDLRGAITWRSIAVARQAGSDITLSDALRPARDYPYDTRLLDVLDVLLKEEFVFVRSHDKRIYGIVTAADVVRVYDQMATPFFLIGEVDQELRRLIRNRFEIEDVQPVCAAGTELQSFDDMTMGDYLAVLRNSDCWEKLGWDLDRKVFGEHLDEIRKIRNKVTHFNNPDPIPPSDVNRLRNFLTVIRTFDK from the coding sequence ATGACATCGTCGGATGACGTATCTCGCCGCAGAAGCTTTCTCATCAACGGCCGCCGCGTCCGGATCCTCGATTTGATCAAGGCAGGGCTGCTCAACCCTGGTCAGGAGCTCGTCTTCGAACGCCCAAGGATCGGCGAAATCCACCGGGCTGTGGTCACCGATAATGGCCGCATCAGGGTGGCTGACGGCCAGGAGTTCGCCTCGCCATCGCGCGCAGCTGACGACGTCAGCGGCACTGGCACCGATGGTTGGTACGCCTGGCGCGTAGGCGACGATGGGCCACTGCTCGACCAGCTGAGGCAAGAGCTGCTCAAGTCGGCGGCTAGTCAGACGACGCCTAACGAGCCCGTTGACATAGATCTAGACGATATCGCAGTTGCGGTTGGCCGGCTTATGGAACTTGGCGAGGCACGGAACCGGGCGGAAGCCGGGGAGCCAGAGCAACTGACCGTTCGTGACCTTCTCAAACGATGGGGCGCACAGGAACGGGACCGCGAGGTGATCAATCAAATCGATGCTGACCTGGCGAACCATGGGTTATTGACCGTGCCAGACTTCCGGGCCGTCGGCCTCGACACGACGATCACGCTGACGGTGACTCCCGGGCCTGAAGAAGCGTTGCCAGCCGACAAGGCGGCAGAAGCGACGGCAACGCCTCGGGCATTGAACCTAGCCACCGCATCCGATGAGGAAGACAGCGGGGAGATTGGCCAAACTCTAGGCAACCTCCTGCCGGACGACCATCGGCTGATCTCCGTGACGCCCTCCGCTTCATTGAATCAGGCTGTGACTCAGATGGTCATGAGTGACTTCTCGCAGGTACCGGTGCTATCCGGGGAACGCGACCTCCGCGGTGCCATCACCTGGCGATCGATTGCGGTGGCCCGCCAGGCCGGATCGGACATCACACTCAGCGACGCCTTGAGGCCAGCACGGGATTACCCATACGACACCCGCCTTTTAGACGTACTCGATGTCCTTCTGAAGGAAGAGTTCGTCTTCGTTCGGTCGCACGACAAGCGGATTTACGGCATCGTGACCGCAGCCGACGTGGTGCGCGTCTACGACCAGATGGCCACGCCATTCTTTCTCATCGGCGAGGTAGACCAAGAATTGCGCCGGCTGATTCGCAACCGCTTCGAAATCGAAGACGTCCAACCGGTCTGCGCGGCCGGCACAGAACTGCAGTCGTTCGACGACATGACGATGGGCGACTACCTCGCTGTCCTGAGGAACAGTGACTGCTGGGAGAAACTCGGCTGGGACCTGGACAGGAAGGTTTTTGGCGAGCATCTGGACGAGATCCGCAAGATCCGTAACAAGGTGACTCATTTCAACAACCCCGACCCGATTCCGCCATCAGACGTCAACCGCCTCCGCAACTTCCTGACTGTGATCCGCACGTTCGACAAGTAG
- a CDS encoding geranylgeranyl reductase family protein, with translation MRAGAEWDVAVVGGGPAGLAAAHAAAQAGARVVVLERAEHPRYKTCGGGLLAPSVALSADKFAVPARDRINAVTFTHDGRRAFTRRSAGEPVVTMVRRDDFDSAWCQAVVKAGATIKQNSRVRGIAQHPDRASVLLDGGAEVTAKVVIGADGSAGVSARHVGVTFEQQDLGLELELAATREDRARWQGRLLLDWGPVPGSYGWVFPKGDQTTVGVIMEKGRGAETKRYLRDFVARLGLADRAVLRDSGHLTRCRRADAPVRRGRVLVVGDAAGLLEPWTREGISYALRSGTWAGRIAASGADLDEYDRMVGERLAPEMAAGRRLLRLFGRHPALVHAAMDSPVGWRAFTGFCRGELSMTRVLRRRPIRAAVGFLGR, from the coding sequence ATGCGGGCGGGAGCTGAGTGGGACGTCGCTGTCGTCGGGGGCGGGCCCGCCGGCCTCGCCGCCGCCCATGCCGCCGCGCAGGCCGGTGCGCGGGTGGTGGTGCTGGAACGGGCCGAGCACCCGCGTTACAAGACCTGCGGCGGAGGGCTGCTCGCGCCGTCCGTGGCGCTGAGCGCCGACAAGTTCGCTGTCCCGGCTCGGGACCGGATCAACGCGGTGACCTTCACCCACGACGGCCGGCGGGCGTTCACCCGCAGGTCAGCGGGGGAGCCGGTGGTCACGATGGTGCGCCGGGACGACTTCGATTCTGCCTGGTGCCAGGCGGTGGTCAAGGCAGGCGCGACGATCAAACAAAATTCCCGGGTACGGGGTATAGCCCAGCACCCGGATCGGGCGTCGGTGCTGCTCGACGGGGGTGCCGAGGTCACCGCGAAGGTGGTGATCGGGGCGGACGGCTCGGCGGGTGTCAGCGCGCGGCATGTCGGTGTGACGTTCGAGCAGCAGGATCTCGGGCTGGAACTGGAGCTGGCGGCGACCCGGGAGGACCGGGCGCGCTGGCAGGGGCGGCTGCTGCTGGACTGGGGGCCGGTGCCGGGATCGTACGGATGGGTGTTTCCCAAAGGGGATCAGACCACGGTCGGCGTGATCATGGAGAAGGGCCGGGGCGCTGAGACGAAGCGGTACCTGCGGGACTTCGTGGCGCGGCTGGGGCTTGCCGATCGTGCGGTGCTGCGTGACTCGGGGCATCTGACCCGGTGCCGGCGTGCGGACGCCCCGGTGCGGCGCGGGCGGGTGCTTGTCGTGGGGGACGCGGCCGGGCTGCTCGAACCGTGGACGCGGGAGGGGATCAGCTACGCGCTGCGGTCCGGGACGTGGGCCGGGCGCATCGCTGCGAGCGGCGCAGACCTCGATGAGTACGACCGGATGGTCGGCGAGCGACTGGCACCGGAGATGGCGGCCGGGCGGCGGCTGCTGCGGCTCTTCGGCAGGCATCCGGCGCTCGTGCACGCCGCGATGGACAGTCCGGTCGGGTGGCGGGCGTTCACCGGTTTCTGTCGTGGAGAGCTCTCCATGACCCGGGTCCTGCGCCGCCGCCCGATCCGTGCGGCCGTCGGGTTTCTGGGTCGGTGA
- a CDS encoding DUF6226 family protein — MDGDRHATPTDRFVALHDAADALLDDLTERYLVERRETKEPFGLDDALVRTVRLIPRSPSAAPLAIHFTNPGLVVRLGRWWEESLPPCACATCDDDPRALEERLRVHIAALIEGGLWERVRRGVGGSWFETRLIGAGVTADREGPLSAAGARDARRGGFAAAVQWAPWQFRSR; from the coding sequence GTGGACGGCGACCGGCACGCCACCCCGACGGACCGCTTCGTTGCGCTGCACGACGCGGCCGACGCACTGCTGGACGACCTCACCGAGCGCTACCTCGTGGAGCGCCGGGAAACCAAGGAACCGTTCGGGCTCGACGATGCGCTCGTGCGGACCGTCCGCCTCATTCCCCGCTCCCCCTCCGCCGCGCCGCTGGCGATCCACTTCACCAACCCGGGCCTGGTCGTGCGGCTCGGCCGCTGGTGGGAGGAGTCCCTGCCGCCGTGCGCCTGCGCCACCTGCGACGACGACCCGCGGGCGTTGGAGGAACGGTTACGCGTTCACATCGCCGCCCTGATCGAGGGCGGGCTCTGGGAACGCGTCCGCCGTGGCGTGGGGGGATCCTGGTTCGAGACCAGGCTGATCGGCGCCGGCGTCACCGCGGATCGGGAGGGCCCTCTCTCCGCGGCCGGCGCCCGGGACGCCCGTCGCGGCGGGTTCGCCGCCGCGGTGCAGTGGGCGCCCTGGCAGTTCCGCTCCCGGTAA
- a CDS encoding DUF397 domain-containing protein → MINPTERLHWRRSRDCTGGTCVEVATVGDEVLIRDSKNLDIAPLAFTRAEWEAFVAGVKAGDFGLE, encoded by the coding sequence ATGATCAATCCGACGGAAAGGCTGCACTGGCGACGTAGCAGAGATTGCACCGGCGGCACCTGTGTCGAGGTGGCGACGGTCGGAGACGAGGTCCTGATCCGGGACTCGAAGAATCTCGATATCGCACCGCTGGCCTTCACCCGAGCCGAGTGGGAGGCGTTCGTCGCGGGAGTCAAGGCCGGGGACTTCGGTCTCGAATGA
- a CDS encoding DUF397 domain-containing protein, translating into MEDMNVPAWRKSSRCGTSTCVEVAKVDDRYLIRDSKNPQSAALAFTKDEWDAFVEGVAAGEFRF; encoded by the coding sequence ATGGAAGACATGAACGTGCCCGCGTGGCGCAAGAGCAGCCGCTGCGGAACGTCAACCTGCGTCGAGGTCGCCAAGGTCGATGACCGGTACCTCATCCGCGACTCGAAGAACCCGCAGTCCGCGGCGCTCGCCTTCACGAAGGACGAGTGGGACGCGTTCGTCGAGGGTGTGGCTGCGGGCGAGTTCCGCTTCTGA
- a CDS encoding helix-turn-helix domain-containing protein has protein sequence MRLALREARERADLTQLQVAEEMEWSLSKVIRIENGDVSISPNDLRPLLFYLGIRDKAAVAAMIADARVARTRQRQAWYQAPGFRENLTDHLRKLIEYESEAAEIRSYSIYYIPGPLQTTAYATALMQRYEDELTEEQRSWRVKARAMRREALLSRNDVQILMMVDESVLRRTIGGPEIFADQLRDIKALAENGTVRVRMVPFSLDASVTNNASFDLLVLGEGEVLYRETGIGDELIEDRESTAKHRARYDKVWQEVADEDDTIEFIRGQIEILEGNGSRETR, from the coding sequence GTGCGACTCGCGCTTCGCGAAGCGCGGGAGCGAGCCGATCTCACCCAACTCCAAGTCGCCGAGGAGATGGAGTGGTCGCTCAGCAAGGTGATCCGGATTGAGAACGGGGACGTCAGCATCTCCCCGAACGATCTCCGGCCCCTGCTGTTCTACCTCGGCATCCGGGACAAGGCGGCCGTCGCGGCGATGATCGCGGACGCCCGCGTCGCACGGACCCGGCAACGCCAAGCGTGGTACCAGGCGCCCGGGTTCCGCGAGAACCTCACGGACCACCTGCGCAAACTCATCGAGTACGAGTCCGAGGCCGCTGAGATCCGGTCGTACTCGATCTACTACATCCCCGGCCCGCTGCAGACGACGGCGTACGCGACCGCCCTGATGCAGCGGTACGAGGATGAGTTGACCGAGGAGCAGCGCAGCTGGCGAGTGAAGGCCAGGGCAATGCGCCGGGAGGCGCTGCTGTCCCGGAACGACGTTCAGATCCTGATGATGGTCGATGAATCGGTGCTGCGACGCACCATCGGCGGGCCGGAGATTTTTGCCGACCAGCTGCGTGACATCAAGGCGCTCGCCGAGAACGGCACGGTCCGGGTACGGATGGTCCCGTTCTCTCTCGACGCGTCCGTCACCAACAACGCCAGCTTCGACCTGCTGGTGCTCGGCGAGGGTGAGGTCCTCTACCGGGAGACCGGTATCGGTGATGAATTGATCGAGGACCGTGAGTCGACCGCGAAACATCGCGCTCGTTACGACAAGGTCTGGCAAGAGGTCGCGGATGAGGACGACACGATCGAATTCATCCGCGGGCAAATAGAGATCCTCGAGGGCAACGGCTCTCGGGAAACCCGATAA
- a CDS encoding DUF6232 family protein, producing the protein MRTRTYYHGPDAMVTDDLFVWNTVSAQRSFTVRELRNVGLVQAPARMRPFAPALAVGVMFAAVAGWSLMPSPTWYVAGFLTVSAPAVMAAWRKPRHWELHAQYRKQAVVLYSSSDARVFNQVSRALRRAMEDSGRTPWGYGLAAA; encoded by the coding sequence ATGCGCACACGAACCTATTATCACGGGCCCGACGCCATGGTGACCGACGATCTTTTCGTCTGGAACACCGTCTCGGCACAACGATCCTTCACCGTGCGGGAACTTCGCAATGTCGGCCTCGTCCAGGCGCCCGCGCGGATGCGACCATTCGCGCCGGCCCTCGCCGTCGGCGTCATGTTCGCCGCGGTCGCCGGCTGGAGCCTGATGCCGAGCCCCACGTGGTACGTGGCGGGATTCCTCACCGTCTCAGCACCGGCTGTAATGGCCGCGTGGCGTAAACCGAGGCACTGGGAGCTGCACGCGCAGTACCGGAAGCAGGCCGTGGTGCTCTATTCCTCCTCCGACGCACGGGTCTTCAACCAGGTGAGCCGAGCGCTGCGAAGGGCCATGGAGGACTCCGGCCGGACACCCTGGGGGTACGGGCTAGCCGCAGCCTGA
- a CDS encoding type 1 glutamine amidotransferase domain-containing protein, protein MTTSIKGKRVAFLATDGVEEIEYTEPRKAVESAGGTAELLSIKNGEIQAVNHMDKAGTYPVEKSVSDADPADYDALVLPGGVANPDFLRADSDAVRFVRDFVNAGKPVAAICHGPWTLVEAGVVDGRTLTSWPSLRTDLVNAGATWVDEQVFVDNGLVTSRKPDDLPAFCEAMLDQIAA, encoded by the coding sequence ATGACCACATCGATCAAGGGGAAACGTGTTGCTTTCCTCGCGACCGACGGTGTGGAGGAGATCGAGTACACCGAACCCCGGAAAGCCGTGGAATCCGCGGGCGGAACCGCGGAACTGCTCTCGATCAAGAACGGCGAGATCCAGGCCGTCAATCACATGGACAAGGCCGGCACGTACCCGGTGGAAAAGAGCGTCAGCGACGCTGATCCCGCCGATTACGACGCGCTGGTTCTGCCCGGCGGCGTCGCCAACCCGGATTTTCTGCGCGCCGACTCGGACGCGGTCCGGTTCGTGCGTGACTTCGTCAACGCCGGCAAACCGGTGGCCGCGATCTGCCACGGGCCGTGGACGCTCGTCGAAGCTGGCGTGGTCGACGGGCGCACGCTGACCAGCTGGCCCAGCCTGCGCACCGATCTGGTCAACGCCGGGGCGACCTGGGTGGATGAACAGGTCTTCGTGGACAACGGGCTGGTGACCAGCCGCAAGCCCGATGACTTGCCGGCCTTCTGCGAGGCGATGCTCGACCAGATCGCCGCCTAG
- a CDS encoding MFS transporter: MPLVTDRKRFALDLTPLRTSRDFRFVFTAGVVTSFGSFISYVTIPYQVAKLTDDPLMVGLIGVCELAPILIMAFVGGALADYIDRRLLVRGAEVALAAICGILLINSLSDEPHLWLLYVAAFLTAAVAGLQRPALEAMVPRLVKPEQLPATMSLQSLGAQFAQLFGMPLAGILLANFDLAWVYAFDLLTFAVSLTCLTLVKAVPPPPAADRPSLSSVVTGLRYAKSRPELLGTYLVDINAMFFGMPSALYPFLANKLGGPSVLGLLYAAPAVGSLIATLGSGWTGRVHRHGLMVLIAAGFWGVGIVGVGLSTSLWLTLFCLAFAGAADMISGIFRMIIWNQTIPDHLRGRLAGIEMLSYTTGPLAGQLRSGLMARTSLGVPGAIWVGGVLCVAGTVALAAALPKLVRYDGKNGMALKKAADDEWAAAAAARS, translated from the coding sequence ATGCCTCTCGTGACCGACCGCAAGCGCTTCGCCCTCGACCTCACCCCGTTACGCACGTCCCGGGACTTCCGGTTCGTGTTCACCGCCGGCGTGGTGACGAGCTTCGGGTCCTTCATCAGTTACGTCACCATCCCGTACCAGGTGGCGAAACTGACCGACGACCCGCTGATGGTCGGTCTGATCGGCGTCTGCGAGCTGGCCCCGATCCTGATCATGGCGTTCGTCGGCGGGGCGCTCGCCGACTACATCGACCGGCGGCTGCTGGTTCGCGGCGCCGAGGTCGCGCTCGCCGCGATCTGCGGCATCCTGCTGATCAACTCGCTCTCCGACGAGCCGCACCTGTGGCTGCTCTACGTCGCCGCGTTTCTCACCGCGGCGGTGGCCGGCCTGCAACGTCCGGCCCTGGAGGCGATGGTCCCCCGCCTGGTCAAGCCGGAACAGCTGCCGGCGACCATGTCCCTGCAGTCGCTCGGCGCCCAGTTCGCCCAGCTCTTTGGCATGCCCCTGGCCGGCATCCTGCTCGCCAACTTCGACCTTGCTTGGGTGTACGCCTTCGACCTGCTCACCTTCGCCGTCTCCCTGACCTGCCTGACCCTGGTCAAGGCCGTCCCGCCGCCCCCGGCCGCGGACCGCCCGTCGCTGTCCAGCGTCGTCACCGGCCTGCGGTACGCGAAGTCCCGGCCCGAGCTGCTCGGCACGTACCTGGTCGACATCAACGCGATGTTCTTCGGCATGCCGTCCGCGCTCTACCCGTTCCTCGCGAACAAGCTCGGCGGGCCCAGCGTGCTCGGCCTGCTCTACGCCGCCCCGGCGGTCGGGTCCCTGATCGCCACGCTCGGCTCGGGCTGGACCGGCCGGGTGCACCGGCACGGTTTGATGGTGCTGATCGCGGCCGGCTTCTGGGGTGTCGGCATCGTCGGCGTCGGCCTGTCGACCTCACTCTGGCTGACGCTGTTCTGCCTGGCCTTCGCGGGAGCGGCCGACATGATCTCCGGCATCTTCCGCATGATCATCTGGAACCAGACCATCCCTGATCATCTCCGCGGGCGGCTGGCCGGCATCGAGATGCTCTCGTACACCACGGGTCCGCTGGCCGGCCAGCTGCGCTCCGGCCTGATGGCCCGCACCTCGCTCGGCGTCCCGGGCGCGATCTGGGTGGGTGGGGTGCTCTGCGTGGCCGGCACGGTCGCCCTGGCCGCCGCCCTGCCGAAGCTGGTCCGCTACGACGGAAAGAACGGCATGGCCCTCAAGAAGGCCGCCGACGACGAGTGGGCGGCCGCAGCAGCCGCCCGCTCCTGA
- a CDS encoding NUDIX domain-containing protein: MGRERRGGPVALTWAESYLGRVRASVGDTDTIFFVGARTLVFDDQNRLLLIQRSDNHRWAIPAGAMELGESMEECAVRELWEETGLRATSLTPYAFYTAYTYTNEFQHTYQQVLMSFVVHSWEGELLRQTDESVDAGFFALDALPGPKSFVLDEALSDLEDFRKTGRLVMK; encoded by the coding sequence ATGGGTCGTGAGCGGCGGGGTGGCCCGGTGGCGCTGACGTGGGCTGAGTCTTACCTGGGCCGGGTTCGGGCCAGCGTCGGTGACACCGACACCATCTTCTTCGTCGGGGCGCGCACGCTGGTCTTCGACGATCAGAACCGGTTACTGCTGATCCAGCGCTCCGACAACCATCGCTGGGCGATTCCGGCCGGCGCGATGGAGCTCGGCGAGAGCATGGAGGAGTGCGCGGTCCGCGAGCTCTGGGAGGAGACCGGGCTGCGGGCGACATCCCTCACGCCGTACGCGTTCTACACGGCGTACACGTACACGAACGAGTTCCAGCACACGTACCAGCAGGTGTTGATGTCTTTCGTCGTGCACAGCTGGGAAGGCGAGCTCCTCCGGCAGACCGACGAGAGCGTGGACGCCGGGTTCTTCGCCCTGGACGCGCTGCCCGGTCCGAAGTCGTTCGTCCTCGACGAGGCGCTCAGCGACCTCGAGGACTTCCGGAAGACCGGGCGGCTGGTAATGAAGTGA